From the genome of Sulfurimonas paralvinellae:
GCACGTGCAGAGATGACATCTGCATTCTCTTTTAAAATGTTTGCGACACTTGTCCCAACTGTTCCGACACCAATAATTCCGACTTTTATCATAGTTACTTACTCTCTTGATTACAGCCGTCAAACTGTTTTAAAAATTCTTTGATATTTCTTGCCGCCTGACGAATGCGATTGTCATTTTCAATCAAAGCGATACGAACATATCCTTCTCCATACTCACCAAAACCGATTCCAGGTGCTACAGCGACTCCCGCTTCTGTGAGCAGACGTTTTGAAAACTCCAACGAACCTAAATGCGCTACACAATCAGGAATCTTCGCCCAGCTGAACATTGTCGCTTCATTTTTTTCAATATGCCATCCCGCACGCCCAAATGCTTCAATAAGAACTTCCTGACGATGGTTGTACTTCTCTGTAATATCCCAAACACACTGCTGGTCTCCATTAAGTGCGACTGTAGCTGCCACCTGAATCGGTGTGAACATTCCATAATCTAGCCACGACTTTATCTTTTGCAGTGCACCGATAAGTTTCGGATTACCAACAAAGAAACCGACACGCCAACCTGCCATATTGTATGATTTTGAAAGTGTAAATGATTCAACGGCAACATCTTTTGCACCCTTTACCTGCATAATTGACGGTGTTTTATAGCCGTCAAAGGTAATATCTCCATAGGCAATGTCAGAGATAATATAAAAACGTTTCTCTTTGGCCATAGCAACAAGACGCTCATAGAACTCCGGTGTAACTGTAGCCGTTGTCGGATTATGCGGGAAATTGACAAGAACATACTTTGGTTTTGGAGAGCTCTCTTTAAAAACCTTTTCCAAGTTTTCAAAAAACTTGTCTTCATCAAGTCTATAGTGTTCATCGAATTCGATGCCGAATTTAATGACATTTCCCCCTGCCAAAATGAAAGAGTATTCATGAATAGGGTATGTAGGATCAGGAACGACAGCAACATCTCCAGGGTTCGTAATAGCATACGTGAGGTGTGCGTACCCCTCTTTTGAACCCATTGTAGCGACACACTCAGTTTCAGGGTCAAGATGACAGTCATAACGACGCTCATACCAGTCTGCAATTGCTTTTAAGAGTTTAGGGATACCTTTTGATGTAGAGTACCCGTGTGTTTTCGTTTTCTGGGCAGATTCAACAAGTTTGTTTCTTATGTGTTCAGGAGTAGGTCCATCAGGATTTCCCATAGAAAAGTCTATAACATCTTTTCCTGCACGGCGTTCAGCCATTTTAATATCATTAACTTCCGCAAAAACGTACTTTGGAAGTCTCTCAACTCTGTTAAATTTAAACTCATCAAACATAATTAACCCTAGTAAAAATATAGATGCTATTTTAGCGAAAAATATTTAGAATAAGATAACACAGTCGTAAACTAACGTCTTCCTTTTGGCAGAAGAATGAGTTCATCACGAACATTTTTCAAGGTATAAAGATCAGATATTTTGATATACGTTGCATTTTTTGGAATATTTAGCAGAATCTCTTTGTAAATCTTATCTCTTTTGAGAATTTTTACAAGATGCAAAGAGCTGTCATAGTAAGCGATATAAGGGTACCAACTATTACGTCTAGAGCTTTTTATCTTGAGGCTTCTGATCTTGGAAACATCAAGCCAATGCGCATAGAGCGAACGTTTTAGCTTTACCTCTTGTGAGGCTTGTAGCATTTGCACATTTAGTTTTGCTTTGGTAATATCGATCACATAGGTCCACTCTTTTGGTCCGTTTTTCTCTATGTCGATAATATTACAGGAGCTTTTTTGCAGTTGCGTTTGCAACACCAACGGATCCGTTGCATATTCCGATGTAAGATTGATACTCCAGGTAAACTCTGAAGAGTCCAAATTTGAAGCAGTTGTCACATAACGATAGTAACCTATACTTCGCAGTGTATCACCCATCAGCTTGACAAAAAAGAGCGGAGAACCATTTGTCTTGAAATTGAGGCGAAACTCCTGAGGCTTTTTAAAAAAAAGTTTTAAAAGACCGTTCTCTTTGAGTGTTTGTACAACTTTAACGGCATCAACTCTGTCATTTTGATAGAACGATGATTTTGGATCAAAGATAACGTTGATAAAACCTTTGTTCTCTTCGTATGTTTTATCATTCAAAAAACTTTTTATTTTCGTTGTCAAATTGTCATCTTGACTGCTTACCTCTTCTAAAACAACTTCATCTTCTGCAAAAGCAAATGTACATAGCAGCAGGAGTGAAAGTAAAAATTTTACCATGCACTACCTCTGTTCAATTTTTTAAACTCGTTAAGTGATATCTTTGAAATCCTGCCTTCTTGATAATGGAGTCTCAAAGTGTCTTTTGAACTAAATACCTCTTTTTTACCATCAACAATGACATCTATGTAGCCATGGCCGAAATAGAGCAGCCACTCTTTTGAAGGATCAAGTTCAAATTCACCTTCAAAAGTCTTTTGGTACTTTTTATCGGTAGCGACATCGATATAGCCCATCCATACTTTCGTTCGTGCATTGATCTTCAAGCTGTGCACAACAGCTTTTGGCTCCGGAATTTTTACAGCTGTTACATTGGCATCAACACTTACTGCAGTTGTATTTTCATCACTTGCATTCTCTTCACTGCTATTTGTTTCAACAACGATATTTTTCTTGACATCTTGGATGATTTGATGCTCATTAAGAGCATTTTGCATGCTCTCATCTGCCGATTTGGTTGTATAAAAAATAGCGACAATAAAAAGAATAATGGCAATCACAATATAAATAATGGTCAGATTCTTTTTCTTTGATGAGGGCTTGAAAATAGTCTCATCAGTTATCAAGGCATCTGAATTATTTTTTTCATCAAAATAGCCTATTCCGCGTGAGCGTGTACTGCTTAAATCTTCGTCATATTCTCTCTCAAGTATAGATACGAAACCAACAAACTGTACTTTGCTCAGTCCATCAAAACTTTCATACAGAATTGCCTGTACATGTTCGACCGGAATATGCGTATCTTCATAAATCTTCTGCGCGCCAATATCTTTCAATCTCTCTAAAGCATCACTCATATCTCATCCTATCCATCAAAATTGCACCTGCCACACTAACATTGAGTGAATCAAAGTCATGTGTCATTTTTATGCTTACTATCTTGTCGAGCTTTGCACTCACGCGTGAGGTCAGACCTTCTCCCTCGTTGCCAAGAACGAGAACCCTTTTTTTGACAATTTCCGCTTTGCGTATATCTTCACCGCCCATATCCGCGCCATAACTGATGAAACCTGACATTTTCAGATCATTGAGAACATTATGGATATTGTGCTCGACGGCAAAGGGCATATCAAAAAGTGCTCCGGTACTCGTTCGAAGCAATGGCTCGATATTTAACTTTTTTATACCGCAGGCGATAATGGCATCCACACCCAAAGCATATGCACTTCTAACAATAGCACCGATATTGCCGACATCGGTAAGTCCTGCCAAAACAAGTACGAAATCTTTATCAAAAAAATCTTTATAGTTCTGCGGCAGATAATCTTTCACCTCAGCCAAAAAGCCTTGATGATTGGCATTTTTGCTCATCTTTACCGCTGCTTCATTTGGTATTCGTTTGATTTCAAAGCCCATTTTCATGAGTCTTGAATACTCTTTTTTATCAAGTTCACGCGCCAAATACAGCGTTTTTATTTTCTGCGGGTAGTGATTGATGAGATAGTAAATTGGTTGCTTTGCATAAATTAACATGTAAGTATTTTATCTAAAAAACTGTTACAATGAAAATTTAAATTTCAAGTAAGCGTTGATAGCAGGATTTTGTATTTTCTCCTGTTATTTTTGATATCAATTTTGCCTGTACTTTTTTCGGAAGATCAAGAGCCAAAATATCTTTTTCACTCACAGCAGAACTTGCATGGGTATCTCCTGCCTGTATGACAACGACCCATTCACCTTTAAAGTTACCGTTGAGCTTTGTTAAGATATCTGCCGCTTCGCCGTGCAGATATGTTTGGTATTTTTTTGTAAGCTCTTTAGCGACAAAAAGTTCTCTTTGGTCATCAACCTTGTCTATCTCACGCAGCAGTTTTTCTATTCTATGCGGCGATTCATACAAAACGGTCGTATAACCGTTATACATCGCCTCTTGAAGTTGCTGCTCACGTGAGCTGCCTTTATGATCCAAAAAACCAAAAAAGAGCATCTTTGTCTCTATGAACCCACTTGCGACAAAAGCGGTAAGTACGGCATTTGCTCCAGGAAGGACATCATACTCCACATCATTTTCTATACAGTAGCGTATCAATGTCTGTCCGGGATCACTCACACCGGGCATACCGGCATCACTTGCATAGACAATATTTTGTTCAAAAAAAGATGGTTCTAGTTTTTCAACAAAATCTTGTTCATTGTGAGAGTGAAGTGAAATAAATTCCTGGTTTTCTTTAAAAGAGGTGTTATAACGTTCTTTGAGGATATTGATGAGTTTCTTTGTGACACGGGTATCTTCACAAAGTAAAATGTCAGCCTCACGCAGAGCTTCAATAGCTCTAAGCGAGATGTCGCCTATATTTCCAATTGGGGTTGGAACAAGACTAAGCACAAGTTAAAAAATTACTTTTTAGCGTAACGTGCTTTAAATTTCTCGATACGTCCGGCAGTATCAACCATACGCTCTTCACCTGTGAAGAATGGGTGACATTCGTTACAGATATCGATTCTCATCTCTGGTTTTTGACTTTTTGTTACAAAAGTGTTTCCGCATGCACATGTTACTGTACAATCAACTAATTCTGGGTGAATACCTTTTTTCATGCTTTTACCTTTTGCTACACGTCTTGTGTACGTATAACTATATATTTTTTAATTCCGTATGGGAGCGGAATTTTATGAGGCGGATTATATCCAAGTTTTGCTTAAATTACAAAAGTATTTTTGATGCAACTGCCAATACAGCTGATTCTGAACGCAATATCATCGGGGTATCGAGTCGAAAGACTTCCTGATCTTCTAAGAACTCTTTCTCATTTTTCGAAAAACCACCTTCACAGCCTATGAGCACTGTTTTAAAATCACTCTCGCAGCCGAGTGTTTTTTCTGTAAAGTCAAATACTTTCATATCGGGATTTTGTGACACGAATTCCTGAAGGGTTTTGCATGTATCAAACTCCATAAGCTCTGTGCGTCCGCACTGTTGATTGGAAGCTTCGATTATTCGCTCAAAACGCTTAAAGTCAGGTTTGAAATTTTTCTGTGAACGTTCACAGTAGATAAAAGTAATCTTTTTCACCCCTGCTTCGTTTAGTGATGCAAGGACTTTCTCTACCGATTTGTTATCAATGACACACCAGCCGATGTGCAGCTCTTTTTTTGCTTTTATCTCAACTATCTCGGAGTTGATCAGCTCAAAATCTACACTTCTTGGCTCTATGCTGTTCAGTCTATAACGATGCAGTGTCTTTATATCTTCTTTATTGCGAAAGCCAAGTTCATCACCGACAGTATGACGGCGAACTTTAATGAGATACTTGAAATCTTCTCCCTTTATTACGAGCCTCTGACTGCCTGCTTTTTCATTGAAGAGATAGATCATTTTAAACGAACCACATCCAGAGTGACATCAAAAGCACCAAAATGAACTCTGCTTGTAAAATTGTACGTCCAAAAGGTTTATAGACATTAAAAGCATTCTCTTTTTTCGTACTGAGATACTTTAAAGCTTTCAAACGTTTTGCTTCCAATACGATCAAAACAATTCCAAGAATTATCATCGCGATATTTTCTACACTGAATTCAAGATGCTTCGCCGCCATCATTACAACCCCTGTAAAGAGCAGTGAACCAAGCACTGTTATCTCCAAAGGCACCCAATAAAGTGAGTTTGCTCTTTTATATTTCGCCAGATCCTCTGAAGAGATCAAAATAAATAAATTGATAAAAATCATTACCAAAACCGCAATCGCACTCCAACTATGTAGGGCTAAACCCATATTATACATTTCATTCATAACGAAATTATATTATAATATGCTAACGAAAGAAAGGGTTGCACAAAATGGCAGTTACAATTGAAAAAGCACTTGAATTAATCTATACAAATACAAAACCAAAATCTTTAAAAATCATACCCATCGAAGAGGCTCTTGGCTACATTCTTGCCGAGGATATCACAGCGGTACACAATCTACCGCCTTATGACAACTCTGCAATGGACGGTTACGCCGTTAAAATAGAAGACAGCGGTAAATGTGTTACAGTGCACTGCACAATTTTTGCAGGCGATGACTTTAAAGGCGAGCTATCTTGCGGTGAAGCAATAAAGATTATGACAGGAGCGCGTATTCCGCTGGGAACACAGTGCATCGTTCCCATAGAAGATACTCAAATTTGCGATGGCGGCGTAAAACTGCCTGAGAACCTGACAATAAGCAAACATATCCGTTTTGCAGGTGAAGATATTAAAAAAGGGCAGAAACTCTTAAGCAGAGGAGATAAAATTGACGCTCACCAGATCACACTCTTAGCTTCACAGGGGATCAGCCATATAAAAGTCTATAAAAAACCACGTATAGCACTCTTTGCATCAGGAAATGAGCTGAAGATGCACTTTGAGCAGGTAGAAGAGTATCAACTCTACAACACTAACACGCCGACACTGCTCGCACGTGCCAAAGAGTTGAGATGTGAAGTTGAGTTCATCGGCACTGCTGTTGACACACTTGATGATATACATACCCACATAAAAAGTGCACTTGATTGTGACATTATCATTACAAGCGGCGGTGTGAGTGTCGGCGATGCCGATTTTACAAAAGAGGCCTTTGGAAACTTCGGCTATGAGATACTCTTTGACAAAGTAGAGATAAAACCGGGAAAACCAACTACCGTTGGTAAAATAGGCGATAAAATGATACTCAATCTTCCTGGAAATCCACTTGCAGCAGCACTGAATTTTGAGCTTTTTGGACGCAGTATCATCTATGCTATGAGTGGAGCAAAAGCAAAGTTCATCAATCCAATAAGAGCAAAAATGAAAAATGACTTTCAGCTGCGTCCCGGCAGACGATCTGTCATTCCGGGATATTTTGACGGAGAATTTTTCACTGTTTGTGAGCAATATGCACCAGGGATGATCTCACCTCTTGCTCAGGCAAACAGTTTTATCATCGCAAGCCAGACATGTGATTTTATCAAAGAAGGAAGCAGTGTGAAAATCATTTCAACAAAATTCAGTTTTACTGCTAAGGAGTTTCAAGAACTTGTCACTCCTTAAAAGAAATTTTTAAACAGAATCAGGATTGACAAAAGTCTCCTCATTTAAAATCTTTTCCCACAATCTTCTATCTTTAAAATCCTCTTTGACCTGTGGAGAAAAATCTATCTCACAAAGATTGATGTCACCCATCTCTTTGGAGTAGGCATCAGCTTCAAAACACTGTGCATAGCCTGTATCTGTTTCATGGACAATGACAGAGTGCAGTTTCACCTCTTTTTCTCCATTTATTTTAGAGGTAAGACCAAGCAGTTTGTCTATCATAACAAAAATAACACGTGAGAACTGTTCTGCAGAAGGAGAAACCGGAAGTTCAACCCAACGTGCAGAGTGTTTTTTCATATCACGCAGATACTCTGCATCATCCTCACGCCACAATGCAATCGCATGATCAAAACTCTCAACAAGATCTTTCATGTTCTGTTTCATCAGACCAAAATCATAAACCATCTGACCATTGTCCAAAAAATTTGATTCAAAAAGGATCTCAACTTTATAGGAGTGCCCATGGACAGAACTTCTGCATTTTACTGTCGAGCATCTACGAACTACGTGAGCGTTTTCAAATTTGAATAATTTTCTGATTATCATACTTCTCTCCT
Proteins encoded in this window:
- a CDS encoding LL-diaminopimelate aminotransferase, with the protein product MFDEFKFNRVERLPKYVFAEVNDIKMAERRAGKDVIDFSMGNPDGPTPEHIRNKLVESAQKTKTHGYSTSKGIPKLLKAIADWYERRYDCHLDPETECVATMGSKEGYAHLTYAITNPGDVAVVPDPTYPIHEYSFILAGGNVIKFGIEFDEHYRLDEDKFFENLEKVFKESSPKPKYVLVNFPHNPTTATVTPEFYERLVAMAKEKRFYIISDIAYGDITFDGYKTPSIMQVKGAKDVAVESFTLSKSYNMAGWRVGFFVGNPKLIGALQKIKSWLDYGMFTPIQVAATVALNGDQQCVWDITEKYNHRQEVLIEAFGRAGWHIEKNEATMFSWAKIPDCVAHLGSLEFSKRLLTEAGVAVAPGIGFGEYGEGYVRIALIENDNRIRQAARNIKEFLKQFDGCNQESK
- the rlmB gene encoding 23S rRNA (guanosine(2251)-2'-O)-methyltransferase RlmB, whose product is MLIYAKQPIYYLINHYPQKIKTLYLARELDKKEYSRLMKMGFEIKRIPNEAAVKMSKNANHQGFLAEVKDYLPQNYKDFFDKDFVLVLAGLTDVGNIGAIVRSAYALGVDAIIACGIKKLNIEPLLRTSTGALFDMPFAVEHNIHNVLNDLKMSGFISYGADMGGEDIRKAEIVKKRVLVLGNEGEGLTSRVSAKLDKIVSIKMTHDFDSLNVSVAGAILMDRMRYE
- the rsmI gene encoding 16S rRNA (cytidine(1402)-2'-O)-methyltransferase, whose protein sequence is MLSLVPTPIGNIGDISLRAIEALREADILLCEDTRVTKKLINILKERYNTSFKENQEFISLHSHNEQDFVEKLEPSFFEQNIVYASDAGMPGVSDPGQTLIRYCIENDVEYDVLPGANAVLTAFVASGFIETKMLFFGFLDHKGSSREQQLQEAMYNGYTTVLYESPHRIEKLLREIDKVDDQRELFVAKELTKKYQTYLHGEAADILTKLNGNFKGEWVVVIQAGDTHASSAVSEKDILALDLPKKVQAKLISKITGENTKSCYQRLLEI
- the rpmE gene encoding 50S ribosomal protein L31 — translated: MKKGIHPELVDCTVTCACGNTFVTKSQKPEMRIDICNECHPFFTGEERMVDTAGRIEKFKARYAKK
- a CDS encoding 16S rRNA (uracil(1498)-N(3))-methyltransferase, producing the protein MIYLFNEKAGSQRLVIKGEDFKYLIKVRRHTVGDELGFRNKEDIKTLHRYRLNSIEPRSVDFELINSEIVEIKAKKELHIGWCVIDNKSVEKVLASLNEAGVKKITFIYCERSQKNFKPDFKRFERIIEASNQQCGRTELMEFDTCKTLQEFVSQNPDMKVFDFTEKTLGCESDFKTVLIGCEGGFSKNEKEFLEDQEVFRLDTPMILRSESAVLAVASKILL
- a CDS encoding molybdopterin molybdotransferase MoeA, with product MAVTIEKALELIYTNTKPKSLKIIPIEEALGYILAEDITAVHNLPPYDNSAMDGYAVKIEDSGKCVTVHCTIFAGDDFKGELSCGEAIKIMTGARIPLGTQCIVPIEDTQICDGGVKLPENLTISKHIRFAGEDIKKGQKLLSRGDKIDAHQITLLASQGISHIKVYKKPRIALFASGNELKMHFEQVEEYQLYNTNTPTLLARAKELRCEVEFIGTAVDTLDDIHTHIKSALDCDIIITSGGVSVGDADFTKEAFGNFGYEILFDKVEIKPGKPTTVGKIGDKMILNLPGNPLAAALNFELFGRSIIYAMSGAKAKFINPIRAKMKNDFQLRPGRRSVIPGYFDGEFFTVCEQYAPGMISPLAQANSFIIASQTCDFIKEGSSVKIISTKFSFTAKEFQELVTP
- a CDS encoding 6-pyruvoyl trahydropterin synthase family protein codes for the protein MIIRKLFKFENAHVVRRCSTVKCRSSVHGHSYKVEILFESNFLDNGQMVYDFGLMKQNMKDLVESFDHAIALWREDDAEYLRDMKKHSARWVELPVSPSAEQFSRVIFVMIDKLLGLTSKINGEKEVKLHSVIVHETDTGYAQCFEADAYSKEMGDINLCEIDFSPQVKEDFKDRRLWEKILNEETFVNPDSV